A genomic segment from Truepera sp. encodes:
- a CDS encoding CDP-alcohol phosphatidyltransferase family protein: MPPADKPRPRSELVMFLVRPAANAVVRVLARTGVEPWQVVAGHTVIGFVAAYLVATYSHSAWVWAAVLLQVKTVLDNADGGLARATGRVTEFGRYFDTVCDLLVNVALFAALTRHGPAAGAWVAFVIVTLALTADFNAERLYKEARGVKPSEPGPPGAWAWSLALVRGFYQAVLSPQDRAYRALDAWLFRTAAGKRWTEADSGERQRWADLFSTGALVNLGLSTQYLALGIVLALGMPYAYVMICWAQLAYVTTVQAVRVLRYRARAATA, translated from the coding sequence ATGCCGCCCGCCGACAAACCGCGGCCCCGTAGCGAGTTGGTCATGTTCCTGGTTCGCCCGGCCGCCAATGCGGTGGTGCGGGTTCTGGCGCGAACGGGCGTCGAGCCATGGCAGGTGGTGGCCGGTCACACGGTGATCGGCTTCGTGGCGGCGTACTTGGTGGCGACGTACTCACATTCCGCGTGGGTCTGGGCGGCGGTCCTGCTGCAGGTGAAGACCGTGCTCGACAACGCCGACGGCGGCCTGGCCCGCGCCACGGGCCGCGTTACCGAGTTCGGCCGCTACTTCGACACCGTTTGCGACCTGCTCGTCAACGTCGCCCTGTTCGCGGCCCTGACCCGGCACGGCCCCGCCGCGGGCGCCTGGGTGGCCTTCGTCATCGTGACGCTGGCGCTCACGGCCGACTTCAACGCCGAGCGCCTGTACAAGGAAGCGCGCGGGGTGAAGCCCTCCGAACCCGGCCCACCGGGCGCCTGGGCATGGAGCCTCGCCCTCGTGCGCGGCTTCTACCAGGCCGTCCTCTCCCCACAGGACCGCGCCTACCGCGCCCTGGACGCCTGGCTCTTCAGAACGGCGGCCGGCAAGCGGTGGACCGAGGCGGACTCCGGCGAGCGGCAGCGCTGGGCCGACCTCTTCTCCACCGGGGCACTCGTCAACCTCGGGCTGAGCACGCAGTACCTGGCGCTGGGCATAGTGCTCGCACTGGGCATGCCGTACGCTTACGTCATGATCTGTTGGGCGCAACTCGCGTACGTGACGACCGTGCAGGCCGTGCGGGTGCTGCGGTACCGCGCGCGTGCAGCCACGGCATGA
- a CDS encoding response regulator, with protein sequence MTATLVLVVDDEPSMLKVSELTLTGAGYGVITFDDPREALSELRDGLRPDVVVSDISMPPMDGFEFYAQVHEIAELRGVPFLFLTALEDRASMRKGMTLGADDYLTKPVEKDELLQAVSVRLRRLAELRHPLTGVVAAHGFGHPRVMREGERLDWDSLKALELLFYLLEHRAGVTTFEVAEALWPGKTESKASSSFHTTLYRLRKVMGGDVVESANRRYYLHDKFQIDYDVEIYRKLARQARERGGLSEYMDAIRVYSGHFLTGFDSNWVDNVRLSLQASHLSLLEGAAEKARDEADLTEATMLYQLMTEHEPYSETAWEGLAETWEARGERARAVEARERFERLMEEG encoded by the coding sequence GTGACGGCAACTTTGGTGTTGGTTGTCGACGACGAACCGTCGATGCTCAAAGTCAGCGAACTGACCCTGACGGGGGCCGGCTACGGCGTCATCACTTTCGACGATCCACGGGAGGCGCTCAGCGAGCTCCGTGACGGCCTGCGGCCCGACGTGGTCGTTTCCGACATCTCCATGCCGCCCATGGACGGCTTCGAGTTCTACGCCCAGGTGCACGAGATCGCGGAGCTGCGTGGGGTACCCTTCCTGTTCCTCACCGCCCTCGAGGACCGCGCCTCCATGCGCAAGGGCATGACCCTCGGCGCCGACGACTACCTCACGAAGCCCGTCGAGAAAGACGAGCTCCTCCAGGCCGTCAGCGTCCGCTTGCGGCGCCTGGCCGAGCTGCGGCATCCCCTCACGGGCGTGGTGGCAGCGCACGGCTTCGGGCACCCCAGGGTGATGCGCGAGGGGGAGCGTCTCGATTGGGATTCGCTCAAGGCGCTCGAACTGCTCTTCTACCTGCTCGAGCACCGCGCCGGCGTCACCACCTTCGAAGTCGCCGAGGCGCTCTGGCCGGGCAAGACCGAGTCGAAGGCCTCCAGCAGCTTCCACACCACCCTCTACCGCTTGCGCAAGGTCATGGGCGGCGACGTGGTCGAAAGCGCGAACCGGCGTTACTACCTGCACGACAAGTTCCAGATCGATTACGACGTCGAGATCTACCGCAAGCTGGCGCGTCAGGCGCGCGAGCGCGGCGGGCTGAGCGAGTACATGGACGCGATTCGCGTCTACTCCGGGCACTTCCTGACGGGGTTCGATTCCAACTGGGTGGACAACGTACGCCTCAGCCTGCAAGCCTCACACCTCTCCCTCCTCGAGGGGGCGGCCGAGAAGGCGAGAGACGAAGCCGACCTCACGGAGGCCACGATGCTCTACCAGCTCATGACGGAGCACGAGCCCTACAGCGAGACCGCCTGGGAGGGGCTTGCCGAGACCTGGGAGGCGCGCGGCGAGCGCGCCCGGGCCGT